A genomic window from Clostridium aceticum includes:
- a CDS encoding ABC transporter permease subunit → MEVTILKDLIGFEIRKSMKRPVVFVVLAIIFLYNILMIFQGSFDEPGYGTNPYSRERVNQLRQEQSEFTGFIDDEWIQNVEDIKNDILYNPANQISEEERKEKTEELLARGLSREMIDSNIIFFIREEVLYSRELQRLEEPGVAGNFYKSANRIGQEKATHYREVYDGEKGEALATKAEEMYGYLSKEYRAYYAYSWGWSRLHAMKTVLPYTVGLLLIVILAPLFSKEYARKTDSLILSTKHGKNKVIKAKIITAFLLSILSWMMIQFINIGTIFTFFGTEGARSFLQNWALNPSPYPFTYLTSYLVVTGMSFLGLIFLTSTILFISSRSKGSASSLVTAGIVTLLPIILAGIFGEGIVKKIIMFMPANVLVAVDHFKTFDAFYILDKVIMLPFATAFVAVTLSIFMVIGAYFSFKRHQVEN, encoded by the coding sequence ATGGAGGTGACCATTTTGAAGGATTTAATTGGATTTGAGATAAGAAAAAGTATGAAGAGACCTGTGGTTTTTGTTGTTTTAGCAATTATTTTTCTTTACAATATATTAATGATTTTTCAAGGAAGTTTTGATGAACCAGGCTATGGAACTAACCCCTATAGTAGAGAAAGAGTAAATCAATTGAGACAGGAACAATCAGAGTTTACAGGTTTCATTGATGATGAATGGATACAAAATGTAGAAGATATAAAAAATGATATATTGTATAATCCAGCTAATCAAATAAGTGAGGAAGAACGTAAGGAGAAAACGGAAGAATTACTTGCTAGAGGATTATCTAGGGAAATGATTGACTCAAACATCATTTTTTTTATTAGAGAAGAGGTCTTATATAGTCGAGAATTACAACGTTTGGAGGAACCTGGAGTAGCGGGGAACTTTTATAAGTCGGCAAATAGAATAGGACAAGAAAAAGCAACGCATTACCGTGAAGTTTATGATGGAGAAAAAGGAGAGGCTTTAGCTACTAAGGCAGAAGAAATGTATGGATATCTAAGTAAGGAATATAGGGCGTACTATGCTTATAGCTGGGGGTGGTCAAGGCTTCATGCTATGAAGACGGTACTACCTTATACAGTAGGGCTATTGCTAATTGTTATCCTGGCACCCCTGTTTTCTAAAGAGTACGCTAGGAAAACTGATTCCCTTATTTTAAGTACAAAGCATGGTAAAAATAAAGTAATTAAAGCAAAAATCATTACAGCATTTCTACTATCAATTTTATCATGGATGATGATACAGTTCATCAATATTGGTACGATATTTACCTTCTTTGGAACAGAAGGTGCTAGATCCTTTCTTCAAAACTGGGCGCTAAATCCAAGCCCCTATCCCTTCACCTATCTGACAAGTTATTTAGTGGTAACAGGTATGAGTTTCTTAGGACTAATATTTTTAACATCCACCATTTTGTTCATTTCCTCTAGATCTAAGGGATCTGCTAGCTCACTGGTGACAGCTGGAATTGTAACATTGCTTCCTATAATTCTTGCAGGAATATTTGGTGAAGGGATCGTAAAAAAAATTATTATGTTTATGCCTGCTAATGTTTTAGTAGCTGTAGATCATTTTAAAACCTTTGATGCCTTTTATATCTTGGACAAAGTGATCATGCTGCCTTTTGCTACAGCCTTTGTTGCTGTTACACTATCGATATTTATGGTCATTGGGGCATATTTTAGTTTTAAAAGACATCAAGTAGAAAATTAG
- a CDS encoding metallophosphoesterase — protein sequence MHIRNRKIRISLTIVMIGLIITLFCIWQNNDIITTQIDYSNFKIPSEFNGYTIVQVSDLHNKKFGKNQEPLLKKIQAVSPDIIVVTGDLIDRRKYDLDTAMVFINGAMKIAPVYYVSGNHEAWSGDYKNISQKLLSSGVQILDDSKVRLIKEEAMIEILGLSDPDFLTSSYINGTNSSKLEEQLIHLSDDSVFQILLSHRPELFDLYANENIDIIFSGHAHGGQFRIPFIGGLVAPDQGLFPKYTSGIYTKNQSTLIVSRGLGNSIIPVRIFNRPEIVVVTIHNER from the coding sequence ATGCATATAAGAAATAGGAAAATTAGAATTTCCCTTACTATAGTTATGATTGGTTTAATCATAACCTTATTCTGTATATGGCAGAATAACGATATAATTACAACACAAATTGATTATAGTAACTTTAAGATACCAAGTGAATTTAATGGATATACTATTGTTCAAGTTTCAGATTTACATAATAAAAAATTCGGCAAAAATCAGGAACCTTTATTAAAGAAGATTCAAGCAGTTTCTCCCGACATAATCGTTGTCACAGGAGACTTAATTGACAGAAGAAAGTATGACCTTGATACTGCGATGGTATTTATAAATGGTGCAATGAAGATTGCTCCTGTGTACTATGTTTCAGGGAATCACGAAGCATGGTCTGGTGATTATAAAAACATTAGCCAGAAGTTATTAAGTAGTGGTGTACAAATACTTGATGATAGTAAAGTTAGGTTGATAAAAGAGGAGGCAATGATAGAGATATTAGGTCTATCAGATCCAGATTTTTTGACATCTAGCTATATAAATGGAACCAATTCGTCTAAATTAGAAGAGCAGCTCATACATCTATCAGATGATTCAGTTTTTCAAATTTTGCTTTCCCATAGACCAGAGCTTTTTGATCTATATGCAAATGAAAATATAGACATCATTTTTTCTGGACATGCACATGGAGGGCAATTTAGAATACCTTTTATTGGAGGATTAGTAGCACCAGATCAAGGACTGTTTCCTAAGTATACAAGTGGTATATACACAAAGAATCAATCAACACTGATTGTAAGTAGAGGACTTGGTAATAGCATAATCCCTGTTAGAATATTTAACAGACCAGAGATTGTCGTAGTTACTATACACAATGAAAGATAG
- a CDS encoding MerR family transcriptional regulator — MEYTIQKIAKLAGISTRTLRYYDEIGILKPARINSSGYRIYGEKEVDKLQQILFYKELDLDLIEIRKIIASPKFDEIEALKEHKEKLIERSKQLQTLITNVSKTISHKERKIMMSDKEKFEGFKNKLVDDNEKKYGKETREKYGDEAVNRSKNKLKNMTQEEYKEIAQLENKLYETLSQALKTGDPAGKSAQEAAELHRQWISFNWDTYSKEAHAGLVQMYVDDERFKEFYDKKEPGTAEFLRDAVYIYTGIKKK, encoded by the coding sequence ATGGAATATACTATACAAAAGATAGCTAAGTTAGCAGGGATAAGTACACGGACATTAAGATATTATGATGAAATTGGTATTCTAAAACCAGCAAGAATTAATTCATCAGGATACCGTATTTATGGTGAAAAGGAAGTTGATAAATTACAGCAAATTCTTTTTTACAAAGAACTGGATTTAGATTTAATAGAAATAAGAAAAATAATTGCTTCACCAAAATTTGATGAAATAGAAGCCTTGAAAGAACACAAAGAAAAATTGATCGAAAGAAGTAAGCAGTTACAGACATTAATTACAAATGTTAGTAAAACAATTTCACATAAAGAAAGGAAAATTATGATGAGTGATAAAGAAAAATTTGAAGGATTTAAAAATAAGCTTGTTGACGACAATGAAAAAAAATATGGAAAAGAAACTCGTGAAAAGTATGGTGACGAAGCTGTAAATAGATCAAAAAACAAGTTAAAAAATATGACGCAAGAAGAATACAAAGAAATAGCCCAACTGGAAAATAAGCTTTATGAAACATTAAGCCAAGCTCTAAAAACAGGTGATCCAGCAGGAAAGTCTGCACAAGAAGCAGCTGAGTTGCATAGACAATGGATATCTTTTAACTGGGATACTTATTCTAAAGAAGCTCATGCAGGTCTTGTACAAATGTATGTAGATGATGAGAGGTTTAAAGAATTTTACGATAAAAAAGAGCCTGGAACTGCAGAGTTTTTAAGAGACGCAGTGTATATCTATACTGGAATCAAAAAAAAGTAA
- a CDS encoding ABC transporter ATP-binding protein, translated as MELKINKLTKQYGNKLAVDRFSATFTEGINGLLGANGSGKTTLMRMMCDILRPTSGEVLLDGVNITTLDEAYRELLGYLPQNFGYYPDFSAWDFMIYFSSLKGLPRLVAENRCKELLDIVGLYEVRKKKIKTYSGGMRQRLGIAQALINDPKILILDEPTVGLDPKERAKFRNIISDHSTGKIILLSTHIVSDVEYIADRIMIMKDGQLSQQATTDRICDSIKDFVWSLQVNPKDVDNYNSKFIVSNLKHSGEMVELRIVSEERPSENAVNVLPSLEDLYLYHFKGEV; from the coding sequence ATGGAACTAAAGATTAATAAATTAACAAAACAATATGGAAACAAATTGGCGGTGGATCGTTTTTCTGCCACATTTACCGAAGGAATTAATGGGTTGCTTGGGGCAAATGGTTCAGGTAAAACAACATTAATGCGTATGATGTGCGACATATTACGCCCTACATCAGGGGAAGTATTGTTAGATGGTGTTAATATAACAACATTAGATGAAGCTTATCGTGAATTATTAGGGTATTTACCACAAAACTTCGGATATTATCCTGACTTTTCTGCTTGGGACTTTATGATATATTTTTCATCCCTAAAGGGATTGCCACGGTTGGTGGCTGAGAACAGGTGTAAGGAGTTATTGGATATAGTGGGACTTTATGAAGTAAGGAAGAAAAAAATTAAAACTTATTCCGGTGGTATGCGCCAGAGATTAGGAATTGCTCAAGCTTTAATTAATGATCCTAAAATACTCATCTTAGATGAGCCTACAGTGGGACTTGATCCCAAGGAGCGAGCCAAATTTCGTAATATCATCAGTGACCACTCCACAGGAAAGATTATATTGCTCTCTACCCATATTGTATCTGATGTAGAATACATTGCAGATAGAATTATGATTATGAAGGATGGACAGCTTTCACAGCAGGCTACCACAGATCGCATATGTGATTCTATAAAGGATTTTGTGTGGAGTTTACAGGTTAATCCTAAGGATGTGGATAACTACAATAGTAAGTTTATTGTGAGTAATCTAAAGCATAGCGGTGAGATGGTGGAACTCCGTATTGTATCAGAGGAACGACCTTCAGAAAATGCAGTAAATGTTTTGCCAAGCCTTGAAGATTTGTATCTCTACCATTTCAAGGGAGAAGTATAG
- a CDS encoding helix-turn-helix domain-containing protein: protein MDCRKVGALILNLRKEKNMTQKEVADRLNISDKTVSKWERGMGCPDVTLLGDLSNILGVNVEKILLGSLEEKETDGGNMKQIKFYVCKNCGNIITSTSETEISCCGKKLNSLVIQPQDEDHKITVTDIDNEYYVTIDHPMDKTHYVSFVAFVGFDRIVMIKLYPEQNAELYIPKMQRGKLYAYCSQHGFWEKKI, encoded by the coding sequence GTGGACTGTAGAAAAGTTGGAGCTTTAATTTTAAATTTAAGAAAAGAAAAAAACATGACCCAGAAAGAAGTTGCTGACAGGTTGAATATTAGCGATAAAACTGTATCAAAATGGGAACGGGGGATGGGTTGTCCTGATGTGACATTACTGGGTGATCTGTCTAATATATTAGGTGTCAATGTTGAAAAAATCTTACTTGGTAGTTTAGAAGAAAAGGAAACGGATGGAGGTAACATGAAACAAATAAAATTTTATGTGTGTAAAAATTGTGGTAATATAATAACCAGTACAAGTGAGACAGAAATCTCCTGTTGCGGTAAGAAGCTTAACTCGTTAGTGATACAACCGCAGGATGAGGATCACAAAATCACTGTAACTGATATTGATAATGAGTATTATGTAACAATAGACCACCCCATGGACAAAACTCATTATGTATCTTTTGTAGCGTTTGTGGGATTTGATCGGATAGTAATGATCAAGCTTTATCCTGAACAAAATGCAGAGTTATATATTCCTAAAATGCAGCGTGGTAAGCTATATGCTTATTGCAGCCAACACGGTTTTTGGGAGAAAAAAATATAA
- a CDS encoding DUF6612 family protein, with product MFLIKKIFFVVICFCILVSFVGCTATDVTKGGVETTDIYNKSLDAVKAANSYDYEIVSKESIQRALSSDPSDDVILDEELNSTEKWETEDNIKGRLIQKPLSLEMIMKTSVLQQQDAVESPALDLDSDNIELKIYVLEGKQYSYFSHWGVWNVADLRDIDWENLESINKQINPMYFLNLLGNDLAKEAVLETDEQHYILSLENDEDEFIRKVKKIVGDNSQVSEARYKIWIDKETYLPTKVYFKYELTTDIGEYVDIRVHKSELSYRNFGAIDEIEVPDEAKDAITVEEFLENNI from the coding sequence ATGTTTTTAATAAAAAAAATATTTTTTGTTGTAATTTGTTTTTGTATATTAGTTTCATTTGTAGGGTGTACAGCTACAGATGTGACTAAGGGGGGGGTGGAAACAACAGATATTTATAATAAGTCCTTGGACGCTGTGAAAGCTGCTAATTCTTATGATTATGAGATTGTATCAAAAGAGTCTATACAAAGGGCGCTATCTTCAGATCCTTCAGATGACGTTATTTTGGATGAAGAATTAAACTCCACTGAAAAATGGGAAACAGAAGATAATATAAAAGGTAGATTAATACAGAAACCTTTATCCTTAGAAATGATTATGAAAACGAGTGTACTCCAACAGCAGGATGCAGTCGAGTCACCAGCCTTAGACTTAGATAGTGACAATATAGAATTAAAAATATATGTATTGGAAGGAAAACAATACTCATATTTCTCACACTGGGGTGTTTGGAATGTTGCGGATCTTAGAGATATAGATTGGGAGAATCTTGAGAGTATAAACAAGCAAATCAATCCAATGTATTTCCTAAACCTGCTAGGAAATGATTTAGCTAAAGAAGCTGTTTTAGAAACAGATGAGCAACATTACATACTATCTCTTGAGAATGATGAGGATGAATTTATAAGAAAAGTTAAGAAGATAGTTGGTGATAACAGCCAGGTTTCTGAAGCAAGGTATAAAATTTGGATTGATAAAGAGACTTATCTTCCTACAAAAGTCTATTTTAAATATGAGCTTACCACAGATATTGGTGAGTATGTTGATATAAGAGTACATAAATCAGAACTCTCTTATAGGAATTTTGGAGCTATTGATGAAATTGAGGTTCCAGATGAGGCAAAAGATGCAATAACCGTAGAGGAGTTTTTAGAAAATAATATTTAG
- the rsgA gene encoding ribosome small subunit-dependent GTPase A, with translation MSKIDMKNVGLSERFMTESTLYKGLYIGRVVSQYKNLYKIVTESGELTAEVSGKFRFNTKTVSKYPAVGDFVMMDRVNDESGNAIIHHVLTRKSAFIRKAAGTANDEQIVASNVDTVFICMSLNNDFNLRRIERYLGIAWDSGASPVIVLTKSDLCDNISEKLAELDMVACGVDVIVTSSISEDGYLSVRDYIHSGKTVAFIGSSGVGKSTLINRLIGESVIATKETRNDDKGRHTTTRREMFILSNGGVVIDTPGMREIGLESADLSKTFADITALSTRCKFKDCTHSNEPNCGVQEAINQGLLSKDRLESYLKLKKETKYEGLNFKQIENAKIAEMFKGLGGMKNARKFIKSKNKKRS, from the coding sequence TTGAGTAAAATAGATATGAAAAACGTAGGGCTTAGCGAAAGGTTTATGACTGAGTCTACTTTATACAAAGGACTTTATATTGGAAGAGTGGTTTCTCAATATAAAAATCTATATAAGATTGTAACGGAAAGTGGAGAATTAACAGCAGAAGTATCTGGAAAGTTTCGTTTCAATACAAAAACTGTATCTAAATACCCTGCTGTGGGAGATTTCGTTATGATGGATCGTGTTAATGATGAAAGTGGGAATGCAATTATTCATCATGTTCTAACAAGAAAAAGTGCTTTTATTAGAAAAGCTGCTGGAACTGCAAATGATGAACAGATTGTGGCTTCAAATGTAGATACAGTTTTTATCTGTATGTCTCTCAATAATGATTTTAATCTTCGTAGAATAGAGCGTTACCTTGGCATTGCTTGGGATAGTGGAGCAAGTCCAGTGATCGTATTGACTAAATCTGATCTATGCGATAACATTTCTGAAAAGTTAGCAGAACTTGATATGGTTGCTTGTGGGGTAGATGTAATTGTTACTTCAAGTATAAGTGAGGATGGCTATTTGTCTGTTAGAGATTATATTCATAGTGGTAAAACCGTTGCGTTTATAGGGTCATCTGGTGTAGGGAAATCTACCTTGATCAATAGGCTTATTGGGGAAAGTGTTATTGCAACGAAAGAGACAAGAAATGATGATAAAGGTAGACATACTACTACTAGACGAGAGATGTTTATTCTTTCAAACGGGGGTGTTGTTATTGATACTCCGGGAATGCGAGAAATAGGATTAGAAAGTGCTGACTTATCTAAAACATTTGCTGATATCACTGCACTGTCAACTAGGTGCAAGTTTAAGGATTGTACTCACTCTAATGAGCCAAACTGCGGAGTGCAAGAAGCTATAAATCAAGGTTTGCTTTCAAAGGATAGGCTGGAAAGTTATTTAAAGCTAAAAAAAGAAACTAAATACGAAGGATTAAACTTTAAGCAAATTGAAAATGCAAAGATCGCTGAGATGTTTAAGGGCTTGGGCGGAATGAAGAATGCACGAAAATTTATAAAATCTAAGAATAAAAAAAGGTCTTAA
- a CDS encoding AraC family transcriptional regulator: MDSLKKMNEALNYIEENLTGEIDLKKVAMLACCSEYHFQRMFSFLAGVTLSEYIRRRRLTLAAFQLQNSPIKVIDAAMQYGYNSPDAFTRAFQTMHGVTPTVARNKSISLKAYPPMTFHLSIKGGSEMNYRIEEKDAFRIVGIMKRVPLIFHGVNPEIAAMWESLSEEAIEQLYELSNIEPMGMISASTNFSEGRMEEQGELDHYIGVATIKECPENLAQLEVPASTWAVFEAVGSFPDALQDVWGRIYSEWFPSSSYEIAEGPEILWNEEKDLTDPNFKSEIWIPVVKK; this comes from the coding sequence ATGGATTCGCTAAAGAAAATGAATGAAGCACTAAACTATATTGAAGAAAATCTTACCGGTGAGATTGACTTAAAAAAAGTAGCGATGTTGGCTTGTTGCTCAGAGTATCACTTCCAAAGAATGTTTTCTTTTCTTGCAGGGGTGACACTATCGGAGTATATCCGTCGCAGAAGACTTACCTTAGCTGCATTTCAGTTGCAAAACAGCCCCATAAAGGTAATTGATGCTGCAATGCAATATGGATATAATTCTCCAGATGCTTTTACACGAGCATTTCAAACTATGCATGGAGTAACGCCTACAGTAGCTAGAAACAAAAGCATTTCTTTGAAGGCATATCCACCAATGACCTTTCATTTATCAATTAAGGGAGGTAGTGAAATGAATTATAGAATTGAAGAAAAAGACGCATTTCGTATAGTTGGTATAATGAAAAGAGTACCTTTAATTTTTCATGGAGTTAACCCAGAGATTGCTGCAATGTGGGAAAGTTTAAGTGAAGAGGCAATAGAGCAGCTTTATGAACTCTCCAATATAGAACCTATGGGAATGATTAGTGCATCTACCAATTTTTCTGAAGGTCGAATGGAGGAACAGGGGGAGCTTGATCATTATATAGGTGTGGCAACCATTAAGGAATGCCCAGAGAATTTAGCACAACTTGAAGTTCCTGCCTCAACATGGGCTGTATTTGAAGCAGTAGGGTCTTTTCCTGATGCCCTTCAGGACGTTTGGGGACGCATCTATTCTGAGTGGTTTCCATCTTCAAGCTATGAAATAGCAGAAGGTCCGGAGATTTTATGGAACGAAGAGAAAGACCTTACCGATCCAAATTTTAAAAGTGAGATATGGATACCAGTTGTAAAAAAATAA
- a CDS encoding ABC transporter permease, which produces MLTMIRFELKKMLIQPLSLMLILMILAVNGIVLLLNSEGNIVNLQDIEMQRVEQSQYAGEINEGWSNLIQEKLKEIRENPDNLMSETEKAEVQQEYLQRGYTQEYVDGMSNTAFLKPEILNGLSYNILLDAESSSEFYDHAQQFADIQGRFYSTVIEGRKGEALASKAEAMYGYLAQDYIAYYNYNLGWLKLSFMQSLMPFTVGLFLIVTISTIFSKEYSQKTESLLLSTKYGKSRLIYAKLLASFILAIGFWLTLQVMNLLVIAWLFSLQGAETFVQDWLVNSSPFAFTQLTNYIAVSVVSLIGVICFTSVIILVSAKTKSSFASILISSIVLLFPVIISIPNTGGVVGSFVGESMLFMPVRVLIATNYFTFFRAYYIFGNIILMQWIVPMVAILSSALMVPIAFRRFKRHQVEN; this is translated from the coding sequence ATGTTAACGATGATCCGGTTTGAACTCAAAAAAATGCTGATTCAGCCTTTATCTCTTATGCTAATCTTAATGATACTTGCTGTAAATGGCATTGTCCTACTATTAAATAGCGAGGGTAATATTGTAAATCTACAAGATATTGAAATGCAAAGGGTAGAACAATCTCAATATGCAGGTGAAATCAATGAAGGTTGGAGTAATCTAATACAAGAAAAACTGAAGGAAATTAGAGAGAATCCTGATAATCTGATGTCCGAAACAGAGAAGGCTGAGGTGCAGCAGGAGTATTTACAAAGGGGGTATACTCAGGAGTATGTGGATGGAATGAGCAATACGGCTTTCTTAAAACCAGAGATATTAAATGGCTTATCCTATAATATACTTTTAGATGCGGAATCTTCCAGCGAATTTTATGATCATGCCCAACAATTTGCTGACATACAAGGAAGGTTTTATTCCACAGTGATTGAGGGAAGGAAAGGTGAGGCATTAGCTTCTAAGGCTGAAGCAATGTACGGATACCTAGCCCAAGATTATATAGCCTATTATAATTATAACTTAGGTTGGCTTAAACTTAGCTTTATGCAAAGTCTGATGCCTTTTACTGTGGGTCTGTTTCTAATCGTGACAATATCCACTATATTTTCAAAGGAATATAGTCAAAAGACAGAGAGCCTTTTATTATCTACTAAGTACGGTAAAAGTAGATTGATTTATGCAAAGCTATTGGCTTCATTTATATTGGCTATAGGCTTTTGGTTAACGCTACAGGTTATGAATTTACTGGTGATAGCATGGCTCTTTAGTCTGCAGGGAGCAGAGACATTTGTGCAGGATTGGTTAGTTAACAGTAGTCCATTTGCCTTTACACAACTAACAAACTATATTGCAGTAAGTGTAGTGAGCTTAATTGGTGTAATATGCTTTACCAGTGTAATTATTTTAGTATCAGCCAAGACAAAAAGCTCATTTGCTTCAATTCTCATAAGTAGTATCGTTTTATTATTTCCCGTTATCATATCTATACCAAATACTGGTGGCGTGGTGGGTAGCTTTGTAGGAGAGTCAATGCTTTTTATGCCTGTTAGGGTATTAATAGCTACCAATTATTTTACCTTTTTCAGAGCTTATTATATTTTTGGAAACATTATATTAATGCAGTGGATAGTACCGATGGTGGCTATTTTATCATCTGCTCTCATGGTACCAATTGCATTTAGGAGATTTAAGAGACATCAGGTGGAAAATTAA